One region of Paenibacillus polymyxa M1 genomic DNA includes:
- a CDS encoding ABC transporter ATP-binding protein gives MKILETRGLRKTYGNGDTAVHALDGVNLEVESGEFVAIVGTSGSGKSTLLHMLGGLDRPTSGNVTVDGKDIYSLKNEELTIFRRRKIGFVFQNYNLVPVLNVYENIVLPIELDGKQPDKAYLTQITNTLGLKNKLNNLPSNLSGGQQQRVAIARALATKPAIILADEPTGNLDSKTSLDVMGLIKVSSQQFAQTMVMITHNEEIAQMADRIIRIEDGKIVGGATR, from the coding sequence ATGAAGATATTAGAAACCAGAGGGCTAAGAAAAACTTACGGTAACGGGGATACCGCTGTTCATGCCTTAGATGGTGTGAATCTGGAGGTGGAAAGCGGTGAATTTGTCGCTATCGTTGGTACATCCGGTAGCGGGAAGTCCACCCTTCTACATATGCTTGGTGGGCTGGATCGGCCTACAAGCGGAAACGTAACCGTTGACGGCAAGGATATCTATTCTCTAAAAAATGAAGAATTGACCATTTTCCGCCGAAGAAAGATTGGCTTCGTGTTTCAAAATTATAATCTAGTTCCAGTCTTAAATGTCTATGAGAATATCGTGCTCCCCATTGAACTGGATGGGAAACAACCAGACAAAGCCTATCTGACCCAAATTACAAATACACTGGGGCTTAAGAACAAATTAAACAATCTACCAAGCAATCTTTCGGGAGGTCAGCAGCAGCGAGTCGCTATTGCGAGAGCACTGGCGACGAAACCAGCCATTATTTTGGCTGACGAGCCTACTGGCAACCTGGACAGTAAAACCAGTCTGGATGTGATGGGATTGATCAAGGTATCCAGCCAGCAGTTCGCCCAGACAATGGTGATGATTACCCACAACGAGGAAATCGCGCAGATGGCAGATCGCATCATCCGCATTGAGGACGGTAAAATAGTAGGTGGTGCGACTAGATGA
- a CDS encoding ABC transporter permease, giving the protein MIKIKNSKAVRNLSDKSFKANKTRNIIAIIAIALTTLLFTSLFTMGIGAIESLQQATMRQSGGTAHALLKYINDEEFNQVKDHPLIKEIAYNRLLSGKVTNEQFLKRKTEFWYHDDVGLKLGLIELEKGHKPVAENEVIADSSTLQLLGIPLKEGATLSLKLEVHGKMVQREFILSGWWKSDPAAMIDRGQIYASKAYVDAHAEELRYTYKQDHDMTGAINAGIMFDNSSNIQGKLDQVITESGYSLDKNAPNFIETSMNWAYLSNTFSSDPETIFVLAGGLLLIMLTGYLIIYNIFQISVMRDIRFYGLLKTIGTSSSQLRRLIHRQALFLSLIGVPIGLLGGFGVGKSLIPLLLMNNYRHANAEVTLSPSPWIFIGSALFAVVTVMISIYKPIRVAATVSPIEAVRYVDGDTKKGEKKLKKSTNGAKMPLMARANLGRNKKRTTLVLLSLSLGLMLLNTTLTLSQSLDMDNFVSKNNDTDFLIAHADYFQEYFTGPDNATTESYIQAVQTQPGFEEGGRLYSGSNLFTVEHKENKEGMKLYGEIVTPDARGNLSTVVYGLEALPLHRLKLIDGELDYDKLASGKYILEGIILDNYDNPDMELSVYKVGEKVTLHNYMGTANAQGYTSHEFTVLGHVGVKSTNSGVAVPTYTNLYLPADIYKTLVKKPVVMSYAFNVSNSKEKTMESFLKNYTEIKEPTMHYKSKFTSIDTLSGMQKTILMIGGTLSIIIGVIGIINFANTLLTSILTRHQEFAILQSIGMTNKQLKTMLVYEGMYYVLGTSLCSILLGSLFSILIVRPLSAQIWFMSYRFIIWPLILVLLVLLVLGICLPLAIYSLSNKKTIVERLRTAE; this is encoded by the coding sequence ATGATCAAAATAAAAAACAGTAAGGCAGTTCGTAATTTATCAGATAAAAGTTTTAAAGCGAATAAAACCCGCAATATTATTGCGATTATCGCTATTGCCTTAACCACTTTGTTATTTACATCTCTGTTTACTATGGGGATTGGCGCGATAGAAAGTCTCCAGCAGGCAACGATGCGGCAGTCCGGGGGAACTGCGCATGCTTTACTTAAATATATCAACGATGAGGAATTTAATCAGGTCAAAGACCACCCTCTTATTAAGGAGATAGCATATAACCGCTTGTTAAGTGGAAAGGTAACAAACGAGCAATTTTTAAAGCGCAAAACGGAGTTCTGGTATCATGACGATGTAGGGCTAAAGCTAGGATTGATTGAGCTAGAAAAAGGCCACAAACCGGTGGCAGAAAATGAGGTTATCGCGGACTCTAGCACCTTACAGTTACTGGGTATTCCCCTGAAAGAGGGCGCCACATTGTCCTTGAAGCTTGAGGTTCACGGCAAAATGGTACAGCGTGAATTTATCCTCTCCGGCTGGTGGAAGAGTGACCCCGCCGCCATGATAGACAGAGGTCAAATTTATGCTTCTAAAGCTTATGTGGATGCACATGCCGAAGAATTACGCTACACATATAAGCAGGATCATGATATGACCGGAGCCATCAATGCAGGTATCATGTTCGATAACAGCTCGAACATCCAGGGAAAACTTGATCAAGTGATTACAGAAAGTGGTTATTCCCTTGACAAAAATGCACCGAACTTCATTGAAACTTCTATGAACTGGGCGTATCTTTCCAACACTTTCAGTTCGGACCCTGAAACCATCTTTGTCCTAGCTGGTGGCCTGTTACTGATCATGCTTACTGGCTATTTGATCATCTATAATATTTTCCAAATCTCGGTGATGCGTGATATTCGTTTCTACGGTCTTCTAAAAACCATCGGCACAAGCAGTAGTCAACTCCGTAGGCTCATTCATAGACAGGCATTATTTCTTTCCTTGATCGGGGTTCCCATCGGCTTGCTCGGGGGTTTTGGGGTCGGCAAATCGCTTATCCCTCTGCTGCTTATGAACAATTATAGGCACGCAAATGCTGAGGTAACCCTATCCCCCAGCCCATGGATTTTTATCGGCTCAGCTCTGTTTGCAGTCGTGACAGTTATGATCAGCATTTATAAGCCTATTAGGGTTGCAGCGACTGTGTCTCCAATCGAGGCTGTAAGATACGTAGACGGAGATACCAAAAAGGGTGAGAAAAAACTAAAAAAATCAACTAACGGTGCTAAAATGCCGCTGATGGCTCGAGCCAACTTAGGGCGCAATAAGAAGCGGACCACTTTAGTGCTGCTTAGCCTTTCTCTAGGTTTAATGCTACTGAATACTACTCTTACATTATCCCAGAGTCTGGATATGGATAACTTTGTGTCAAAAAACAATGATACTGACTTTCTGATTGCACATGCTGATTATTTTCAAGAATATTTCACAGGCCCTGACAATGCAACGACGGAAAGCTATATTCAGGCCGTACAGACACAACCCGGTTTTGAAGAAGGTGGACGATTGTACAGTGGCAGCAATTTATTCACTGTCGAGCATAAAGAGAACAAAGAGGGGATGAAGTTGTACGGGGAAATCGTCACTCCTGACGCTCGTGGCAACTTATCTACAGTAGTGTATGGGCTTGAAGCTCTCCCCCTTCACCGACTAAAATTAATTGATGGTGAACTTGATTATGACAAGCTAGCTTCGGGAAAGTATATTTTGGAAGGGATCATATTAGACAATTACGATAATCCTGACATGGAACTATCCGTATACAAAGTAGGTGAAAAGGTTACTCTTCATAACTATATGGGCACAGCAAATGCCCAGGGGTATACTAGTCATGAATTCACAGTGCTTGGTCATGTTGGCGTAAAATCAACCAATTCTGGTGTAGCCGTTCCTACTTATACTAACTTATATCTCCCGGCGGATATCTATAAAACGCTTGTGAAGAAGCCTGTGGTGATGAGTTATGCCTTTAATGTGTCCAATAGTAAAGAAAAAACGATGGAGAGCTTCTTAAAGAACTATACCGAAATAAAGGAGCCAACGATGCATTATAAATCCAAATTCACCTCAATTGACACGCTTTCAGGTATGCAAAAAACAATTCTGATGATCGGCGGTACGCTCAGTATTATTATTGGTGTGATTGGCATTATTAATTTTGCAAACACGCTTCTAACTAGCATTCTGACCCGCCATCAAGAATTTGCTATACTACAAAGCATCGGCATGACCAACAAACAATTAAAAACAATGCTTGTTTATGAGGGGATGTACTATGTGCTCGGCACCAGCTTATGCTCCATCTTATTAGGAAGCCTATTTTCCATCTTGATTGTGAGACCCTTGAGTGCCCAAATATGGTTTATGAGTTATAGATTTATTATCTGGCCGCTGATCCTCGTGCTACTTGTTCTGCTCGTGCTTGGGATCTGTCTTCCTCTCGCTATTTATTCTCTGAGCAACAAGAAAACTATCGTAGAACGACTGCGAACAGCAGAATAA
- a CDS encoding radical SAM/SPASM domain-containing protein → MNFTYWVTEDCNLKCKYCYVSKVPKMMSRETAAKAIDFTEKKLAANPLDPKDKIRIALHGGEPLLNYPIIRYLVEELKQKIHGEVSFRMTTNGTIYNQEILDYVSENIQLTISLDGKQESHDINRVYRNGKGSFNRVIETLDYINHQSHFFRVRMTVTPNNVSYFADNYIFLFEKGYPTVSFALDESNPNWNKELMKVYQKNLDEIFSYMVNKDIIKAQYFLYNFKNAYFRPRGTCDGCHSSFHISSAGNIYPCILAVGHEEFSMGDVFSDIIEHRLSNLDVINQKDQGDCTKCAMYNNCRSKMCKIINKIQTGNHYESSPVFCATQRIHYSIVKEYEYILKNFELLLSTH, encoded by the coding sequence ATGAACTTCACATATTGGGTAACTGAAGATTGTAACTTGAAATGTAAATATTGTTATGTTAGTAAAGTACCAAAAATGATGAGTAGGGAAACGGCTGCAAAAGCTATTGATTTTACGGAAAAAAAGCTTGCAGCAAATCCTTTGGATCCTAAAGATAAAATACGCATAGCATTACATGGGGGGGAACCATTACTTAATTATCCGATCATTCGTTATCTAGTAGAAGAGTTAAAGCAAAAAATTCATGGCGAAGTTTCTTTTAGAATGACAACGAACGGCACCATTTATAATCAAGAAATACTTGATTATGTTTCTGAAAATATCCAATTAACAATTAGTTTGGATGGGAAGCAAGAAAGTCACGATATCAACAGAGTATACAGAAATGGGAAAGGAAGCTTCAATCGAGTGATTGAAACTCTTGACTACATTAATCATCAATCACATTTTTTTCGAGTAAGAATGACTGTTACACCTAATAATGTTTCATATTTTGCTGACAATTATATTTTCCTTTTTGAAAAAGGGTATCCGACTGTCAGCTTTGCGCTAGATGAAAGTAATCCGAATTGGAATAAAGAACTTATGAAAGTTTATCAAAAGAATCTTGACGAAATATTTTCATATATGGTGAATAAAGATATCATCAAAGCACAGTATTTTTTATATAATTTCAAAAACGCATATTTTCGGCCAAGAGGAACGTGCGATGGATGTCATAGCAGCTTTCATATTTCTAGTGCTGGGAATATTTATCCTTGTATTCTTGCAGTAGGCCACGAAGAATTTTCCATGGGGGATGTATTTTCTGATATAATTGAACATCGTTTGTCCAATTTAGATGTAATCAACCAAAAAGATCAAGGGGATTGTACAAAGTGTGCTATGTATAATAATTGTCGCAGCAAAATGTGTAAAATTATTAATAAAATCCAAACTGGAAATCATTATGAATCATCACCCGTATTTTGTGCAACTCAAAGGATACACTATTCAATAGTGAAGGAGTATGAATATATATTAAAAAACTTCGAGCTTCTTCTTTCTACCCACTGA
- a CDS encoding radical SAM/SPASM domain-containing protein yields MVYVLNPYSRELFHNHQVIIANTKSGAFLKTSKSYYLVLKDMVNNGEIESLLSPTKSSQHADVIHNLTSLFYELVNIKCILTEEQLTNIHEEVLDVVYLGLTNRCNLHCKHCSASADAHFTDALTTEKVKEIIDQIVVLKPQAINVTGGEPMMRLDIMELLAYIKQTFNGAILLSTNGLFITPKNVEQLIRYVDKVSLSLDGYDEETCDQIRGKGVFSRVLKSIKLMQSNGLKKIALSMVITKYTFDGGEDKFLDLCEKLGVKPILRILTSAGRAGENSEEIFPEKPFVDDLTSQDVTCRLCSPGKRELFIGGNGKIYPCGGLMDSDDFVLGNVFDDNLIELMAKGNPKADHNKIGCVRPWEFEPCKNCNVNLFCHHCISNIYYLHQNQELFDTICQKQKKQLQELVWNS; encoded by the coding sequence ATGGTATATGTTTTAAATCCTTACTCACGTGAACTATTTCATAATCATCAAGTCATTATCGCGAATACAAAATCAGGAGCTTTTTTGAAAACCTCTAAATCTTATTATCTTGTGCTGAAGGATATGGTTAATAATGGGGAGATTGAGTCGTTATTAAGTCCTACCAAAAGTTCTCAACATGCTGATGTTATTCATAATTTAACAAGTCTCTTTTATGAATTGGTGAATATCAAATGTATTCTAACCGAAGAACAATTAACAAATATTCATGAGGAGGTCTTGGATGTTGTTTATCTAGGATTAACAAATAGATGTAATTTACACTGTAAACATTGCAGCGCTTCAGCGGATGCTCATTTTACCGATGCACTAACAACTGAAAAAGTGAAAGAAATCATTGATCAGATCGTCGTACTTAAACCCCAAGCCATCAATGTTACGGGTGGAGAGCCTATGATGCGATTAGATATCATGGAGCTTTTGGCGTACATAAAACAAACATTCAACGGAGCCATTTTGCTCTCTACCAATGGCCTTTTTATAACCCCAAAAAATGTGGAACAATTGATTAGGTATGTAGATAAGGTTTCCCTTAGTCTGGACGGTTATGATGAAGAAACTTGCGATCAAATTAGAGGCAAAGGTGTTTTTAGTAGAGTTCTAAAAAGTATAAAACTAATGCAAAGTAATGGGCTGAAAAAAATCGCATTATCAATGGTTATTACAAAATATACTTTTGATGGAGGTGAAGATAAATTCCTTGATTTGTGTGAAAAATTAGGTGTTAAACCTATTTTAAGAATCTTAACATCCGCTGGAAGGGCAGGAGAGAATAGTGAAGAGATTTTTCCCGAAAAGCCATTTGTAGATGATCTGACCTCTCAAGATGTTACCTGTCGACTTTGTTCACCAGGGAAAAGGGAGTTATTTATTGGAGGTAATGGGAAAATTTATCCTTGTGGGGGGTTGATGGATTCTGATGATTTTGTTTTAGGAAATGTATTTGATGATAATTTAATTGAATTAATGGCTAAAGGCAATCCAAAAGCAGATCATAATAAAATCGGATGTGTAAGACCATGGGAATTTGAACCCTGTAAGAACTGCAACGTTAATTTATTTTGCCATCACTGCATAAGCAACATCTACTATTTGCATCAAAACCAAGAGTTGTTCGATACCATTTGTCAAAAACAAAAGAAACAACTTCAAGAACTAGTTTGGAATAGCTAA
- a CDS encoding ABC transporter transmembrane domain-containing protein — MLRKYNWIFKEVHKFYLFIVLILVFQALDTILSMIIPQYISKIVDSGLVSKDLSLIVKFIGIATGLFILSHLCSLLCEFIFAELGKRISYAMKKKLLEKFFVLPGETITSNSDKLFSLFINDIGIIERLVSHGIPMLISNLLFLIVICIVLLFFNYKLFTLVLLIMLLTMISQIFFNKRITHKTKAVMNAYDDSISYIRHTLGSLLYSIGMDIKDYILGKYMPLEEKSLEAYRQRSNTIIVASTVPSVITSIGSVLLLGVGTILVMKGQTSMGVLTVFVYYSNQIISPIKSVTNYVATWKQTKVSIERIESIIRAEEVK, encoded by the coding sequence ATGCTTAGAAAATATAATTGGATTTTTAAAGAAGTTCATAAATTTTATCTTTTTATTGTACTTATTTTAGTTTTTCAAGCTTTAGATACAATACTTAGCATGATAATTCCCCAATACATAAGTAAGATTGTTGATTCTGGACTAGTATCCAAAGATCTCTCCTTAATTGTGAAGTTTATAGGAATAGCAACAGGCTTATTTATTCTATCTCACCTATGCAGTTTACTTTGTGAATTCATTTTTGCCGAATTAGGTAAAAGAATCTCTTATGCTATGAAAAAAAAGTTGTTAGAAAAGTTTTTTGTTTTGCCAGGTGAGACCATTACTTCAAACAGCGATAAGCTATTTTCCCTGTTTATTAACGACATTGGAATCATCGAAAGATTAGTATCCCACGGTATCCCTATGCTAATATCAAACTTACTTTTTCTAATTGTTATTTGTATTGTATTGCTTTTTTTCAACTACAAATTATTTACACTTGTACTTTTGATCATGCTTCTAACAATGATTAGTCAAATTTTCTTTAATAAAAGAATTACTCACAAGACAAAAGCAGTCATGAATGCTTATGATGACTCTATTTCTTATATTAGGCATACGCTTGGATCACTTTTATATTCTATTGGAATGGATATAAAAGACTATATTTTGGGAAAGTACATGCCTTTAGAGGAAAAATCACTTGAAGCTTATAGACAGAGAAGCAATACAATTATCGTAGCTTCCACTGTCCCTTCTGTCATTACCTCTATTGGAAGTGTATTGCTTTTGGGGGTGGGTACAATTTTAGTAATGAAAGGCCAAACAAGTATGGGAGTACTGACGGTATTTGTTTATTATTCAAATCAGATCATAAGTCCGATCAAAAGTGTTACAAACTATGTGGCCACTTGGAAGCAGACAAAAGTATCAATCGAAAGAATTGAGTCGATTATAAGAGCTGAAGAGGTGAAATAA
- a CDS encoding ABC transporter ATP-binding protein — MDIEFKNVSYSYNGLEKALSDVSFSVHGNHIYCLSGRNGAGKSTLLKLLTKINCNYTGDILVNEKEMREWKRKDIISKVGICFQEPVMYVDTIFNNITLGQQGIPMSQLNSYIELLDTKKFIEESKKDQIIGKNFSLSGGQQQLISILRNIYTNKEVLIFDEPTSNLDGVVKKNFIDLLDDLKYNHTIILITHDSELGSKYEQILL; from the coding sequence ATGGACATAGAATTTAAAAATGTAAGTTATAGCTATAACGGTTTGGAAAAAGCGCTATCCGATGTTTCGTTCTCTGTTCATGGAAATCATATTTATTGCCTTTCAGGACGCAACGGGGCAGGAAAAAGCACACTATTAAAATTACTCACCAAGATTAATTGTAATTATACAGGTGATATCTTAGTGAACGAAAAGGAAATGAGAGAATGGAAACGCAAAGATATTATCAGCAAAGTAGGGATATGCTTCCAGGAACCCGTCATGTATGTAGATACGATCTTTAACAATATAACTCTGGGGCAACAGGGTATCCCTATGAGTCAGCTGAATTCATATATCGAATTATTGGATACCAAGAAATTTATCGAAGAAAGTAAAAAAGATCAAATAATCGGTAAAAATTTTTCTTTATCAGGAGGACAGCAGCAATTAATTTCGATACTGCGGAATATCTATACTAATAAAGAAGTATTAATTTTTGATGAACCCACTTCAAATTTAGATGGTGTTGTAAAAAAGAACTTTATTGATCTATTAGATGATCTAAAGTACAACCATACCATCATATTAATTACACATGATAGTGAACTAGGGAGTAAATATGAACAAATATTGTTGTAA
- a CDS encoding sensor histidine kinase, with protein MERAMFDFILNSFDIFIISRFLNKVLFTKKGLSTEKIWLFTIALIGLTVVSMYFLKITFDVMLNVVPVFTVLCFYPKNHITTKLCWGTVVIAIEILSEGVCYAIMNVCFPNVLLTSDNVSYYYEAGALLSKISKFSFFLWVPLLFKIDVSQRETTLHYLYMCLYAVPIITLCLSCSHFDLILRSGKNPNEWLSVISMIGVLSINIIMLIIYEQLSRMYGEIIEQELLNFNLKAENIHYDNLEKSQKEIRRIKHDMKNELLTLKGLLKENNVEAAEGFIEGILSDIKCTETQKYTPNNVLNYVLTEKINLATKKSIVVNVDSFLPEKFSLNNNIIAVVFGNLLDNAIEGCDKVTEGKKTMDIKLKYHEKQLYIEISNTFNPLFVNSNFISNKKNRKNHGFGLKSVKQIVKENSGILDIRTGGDRFCVNIILWDLE; from the coding sequence TTGGAAAGAGCCATGTTTGATTTTATACTCAATTCATTTGATATTTTCATCATAAGTAGATTTCTGAATAAAGTTTTATTTACTAAAAAGGGACTTTCGACGGAGAAAATCTGGCTGTTTACGATTGCATTAATAGGTCTGACAGTAGTCAGTATGTATTTTTTGAAAATAACATTTGATGTTATGCTAAATGTTGTTCCAGTGTTCACTGTACTTTGTTTTTACCCGAAAAATCATATAACAACAAAACTGTGTTGGGGTACAGTTGTAATTGCAATTGAAATCTTATCTGAAGGAGTATGTTACGCCATCATGAATGTTTGTTTTCCAAATGTACTCCTTACATCAGATAATGTATCTTATTATTACGAAGCGGGTGCTCTCCTCTCAAAAATCAGTAAATTTTCCTTTTTTTTATGGGTTCCTTTACTTTTTAAAATAGATGTTTCTCAAAGAGAAACTACTCTGCATTATTTATACATGTGTTTGTATGCAGTTCCTATCATAACTCTTTGCTTGTCGTGCAGTCATTTTGATTTGATCTTAAGATCAGGCAAGAACCCAAATGAGTGGTTAAGTGTAATTTCTATGATTGGTGTTTTATCGATCAATATCATCATGTTAATTATTTATGAACAATTAAGTCGAATGTACGGCGAAATCATAGAGCAGGAATTATTAAACTTCAATCTTAAAGCAGAAAATATTCATTATGATAATCTGGAAAAATCGCAAAAAGAAATTCGGAGAATCAAGCATGATATGAAAAATGAATTGTTGACCTTAAAAGGATTGTTGAAAGAAAATAACGTAGAGGCAGCAGAGGGGTTTATAGAAGGAATTCTCTCAGATATTAAATGTACTGAAACTCAGAAATACACACCCAACAATGTGCTTAATTACGTACTCACCGAGAAAATAAATTTAGCTACTAAAAAAAGTATTGTAGTGAACGTTGATAGTTTTCTTCCAGAAAAATTTTCTCTAAATAATAATATTATAGCCGTTGTTTTTGGTAATTTGCTGGATAATGCAATAGAGGGCTGTGACAAGGTGACTGAAGGTAAGAAAACAATGGATATAAAATTAAAATATCATGAAAAGCAGCTTTATATAGAGATTTCCAATACGTTTAATCCACTGTTTGTAAATAGTAATTTTATAAGTAATAAAAAGAATAGAAAAAATCATGGTTTTGGATTGAAAAGTGTCAAGCAGATTGTAAAAGAAAACTCAGGAATCCTGGATATAAGGACCGGGGGAGACCGGTTTTGCGTCAATATTATTTTATGGGACTTAGAATAG
- a CDS encoding LytR/AlgR family response regulator transcription factor gives MLNIALCDDTNVELARVERFTLEYPFTKVEVDTFGSGQKLLQYVAKNKTEYNIYLLDIEMADMDGISLAKKVREFDNKAVIIFVTNYDEYMPDVFKVQTFDYILKPVNKETLFEVLQRADHYLHSSHSYFEFSYERNKLIVNEDEIMYFEKSGRAAYIYTETKEYKCNQTTSQILAQLDPMAFTQVHASYIINLKYVVGIKCENIMMKRIVNGEIQDTYLELPISRKYKKDFKQKMMNYMRKRF, from the coding sequence ATGTTAAACATTGCTCTGTGTGATGATACAAATGTAGAACTTGCCCGGGTGGAGAGGTTTACGTTAGAATATCCCTTTACTAAAGTAGAAGTAGATACTTTTGGAAGTGGGCAAAAGTTGCTGCAATATGTAGCTAAGAATAAAACGGAATACAATATTTATCTGCTTGATATTGAGATGGCGGATATGGATGGCATTAGTTTAGCCAAAAAAGTAAGAGAGTTTGACAATAAAGCTGTAATTATCTTTGTAACCAATTATGACGAATACATGCCAGATGTATTTAAAGTACAAACCTTTGATTACATACTGAAACCTGTGAATAAAGAAACCCTTTTTGAGGTTCTTCAAAGAGCTGATCACTATTTGCATAGTTCACATAGTTATTTTGAGTTTAGCTATGAACGAAATAAGCTCATTGTAAACGAAGATGAAATTATGTACTTTGAGAAAAGTGGAAGGGCTGCTTATATTTATACAGAGACAAAAGAATATAAGTGTAATCAGACAACTTCACAAATACTTGCTCAACTTGATCCGATGGCTTTCACTCAGGTTCATGCTTCGTATATCATTAACCTGAAATACGTTGTAGGAATAAAATGCGAAAATATTATGATGAAACGGATCGTAAATGGCGAAATTCAGGATACTTATTTGGAACTACCGATCAGTAGAAAGTATAAAAAAGATTTTAAACAAAAAATGATGAATTATATGAGGAAGAGATTCTAA
- a CDS encoding S8 family serine peptidase, translating to MFNNKQVVIIDTGMDMTNQSLNKHVIDGVRFQFSGNEIIEDNDFQDDHGHGTSVADTIMQVFSEAQFYIIKIANEEGKTSTRLLQMALKKCLNLNIKYICISISVTSEGYYQQLSQITQQLVDQNKLIFVSVKNGSQSSYPASLPTVIGVNGQMFCSIESFLFSKSKEIQAVFDEAPIFVYTLAERFAFFKGTSKANALCVGRSMQLISSEVTNSVIYNKDITFSEVNDILERSALEYEVTVPKFKPILDADIDSNLVKKFGKSIEKAIYETTNLEIDIHSLYKFPFISELTGITFSNFDDFWSSLEKELNHTLNDYHNIHILNVCSLAALLKYLEELGI from the coding sequence ATGTTTAACAACAAACAAGTAGTCATAATTGATACTGGAATGGATATGACGAATCAAAGTTTAAATAAACATGTTATAGATGGAGTGAGATTTCAATTTTCAGGAAACGAAATTATCGAGGATAATGATTTTCAGGATGACCATGGGCATGGAACATCTGTGGCAGATACGATTATGCAAGTTTTTAGTGAGGCTCAGTTTTACATCATAAAAATAGCAAATGAAGAAGGGAAAACGAGTACTAGACTCTTGCAGATGGCGTTGAAGAAATGCCTTAATCTGAATATTAAATATATATGCATAAGCATTTCGGTTACTTCAGAAGGATACTATCAGCAACTTAGCCAAATTACACAGCAGTTAGTAGATCAAAATAAACTTATTTTTGTATCTGTAAAAAATGGTAGTCAGAGTAGTTATCCAGCTAGTCTGCCTACTGTCATTGGTGTAAATGGGCAAATGTTTTGTTCAATTGAGTCATTTTTGTTTTCAAAAAGTAAAGAGATCCAAGCCGTATTTGATGAAGCTCCAATTTTTGTCTATACACTTGCCGAACGATTTGCCTTTTTTAAAGGTACCTCTAAAGCGAATGCTCTTTGTGTGGGGAGAAGTATGCAACTGATCTCTTCTGAGGTGACGAACTCTGTCATTTATAATAAAGATATCACGTTTTCAGAGGTTAATGATATTCTTGAACGCAGTGCTTTGGAATATGAGGTGACAGTACCTAAATTTAAACCCATCCTTGATGCTGACATTGATAGTAACTTAGTAAAAAAATTTGGCAAGTCTATAGAAAAAGCGATTTATGAAACCACTAATCTTGAAATTGACATCCATTCTTTATATAAGTTTCCCTTTATTTCTGAGTTAACGGGAATAACTTTTAGTAATTTTGATGATTTTTGGAGTAGCTTAGAAAAAGAGTTGAATCATACCTTAAACGATTATCACAATATACATATATTAAATGTATGTTCTCTTGCAGCATTGTTGAAGTACTTGGAGGAGCTAGGTATTTAA
- a CDS encoding thiol reductase thioredoxin yields the protein MIKNRKILPFKLAFIFCMCLTSFFIANDTNYAAKHKNFTTIEQNKNIPTVEEYENDVKDLPRLNANETMDKFNSGEGFYLYIGRPSCSDCREFSPILKEFSVRISQPIYYYNLDGGDWGPAIRQFLRDHINLQATPTLAYIKDGKVVAQQVDTGPNADELLTIFADCPQ from the coding sequence ATGATAAAAAACCGAAAAATTCTACCGTTCAAACTAGCTTTTATATTCTGTATGTGTTTGACAAGCTTTTTCATTGCTAATGATACTAACTATGCTGCAAAACATAAGAATTTTACGACTATAGAACAAAATAAAAATATTCCGACTGTTGAAGAATACGAGAATGATGTAAAAGATTTACCTAGACTTAATGCGAATGAAACCATGGACAAATTCAACTCGGGAGAAGGTTTTTACCTTTATATTGGTAGACCTAGTTGCTCCGATTGTCGTGAATTCTCTCCCATTTTAAAAGAATTTTCTGTGCGTATATCACAACCCATCTATTATTACAATCTGGATGGTGGGGACTGGGGACCAGCCATTCGGCAATTTCTTAGAGATCACATCAATTTACAAGCTACTCCAACATTAGCATATATTAAAGATGGAAAAGTCGTTGCCCAACAAGTTGATACTGGACCAAATGCTGATGAATTGCTAACTATTTTTGCCGATTGTCCTCAGTAA